The Drosophila teissieri strain GT53w chromosome X, Prin_Dtei_1.1, whole genome shotgun sequence genome has a segment encoding these proteins:
- the LOC122623991 gene encoding larval serum protein 1 alpha chain: protein MKFAIAFLACVAVVAATGYHQTHDIKVADKDFLMKQKFLFEIVYRVEDPLMFEEYIAMGKKFYFEQEHYMHFDMYMEKFYEAYKAHALLPKGEFFGALVKHHAKQARGLFNFFYYAKDWETFMANVAFARMHFNEGMFVYALTLAVIHRDDFHGLMLPAIHEIFPQFFFNSKFVMEAEKFDYEMWMKTSLYEKEYMDVYHKIPTFSYGHGYAQGMGLGYGKTYEHGFSSMYQSSDYMYMKDFKTWQWWKLMGLGEHWYSESNFILRENIYEFNQESKWLTMMKDVKKFYMPVDYSRDLHVYNEESKLSYFTEDLGWNTYWYYLNMDYSFFLDGKTFGLQNDRRGEWWLYNVHQLLSRYHMERLSHGLGEIPQFSWYHQIEMGYDPQMIYYNGIGYSYRKNYYELETYGNFEMLDKITDFQRRIHNIIDLGYYQTTDGHMIDLRKPESIEIIGNMLQGNIDAIDNMFFQFWYMLAHMYFADTTYYQMEVYPNVMLNFETMMRDPMFYMFYKSIAQVYFQFMHHLPKYTKEQLLMPGVTLKHVEVSELVTYFDLVDFDVTNMLNGKMVFHEGQFVWDKSLFARQMRLNHKPFSYTYTIDSARDEKVVIRAFLGPKFDEFGRMISLADNRFNFMEIDEFTYTLKTGSNLITRKSNDFAWTVKDRTTYTELYYYTMMAFDGKYDYPMDLTEPHCGFPDRLVLPMGWKKGMPMQMFFMVVPYMAPQHEQFTTFDYTYSCGIGSGARHVDSLPFGYPFDREIDEYEFYVPNMYFKDVTIYHADAMEKYYNYKEYSNYGHFDYSFFSDYYTKYFKL from the exons TGTGTGGCCGTGGTCGCTGCGACCGGCTACCACCAGACCCACGACATCAAGGTCGCTGACAAGGACTTCCTGATGAAGCAGAAGTTCCTCTTCGAGATCGTCTACCGCGTGGAGGATCCGCTGATGTTCGAGGAGTACATTGCGATGGGCAAGAAGTTCTACTTCGAGCAGGAGCACTACATG CACTTCGATATGTACATGGAGAAGTTCTACGAGGCCTACAAGGCACATGCCCTGCTGCCCAAGGGCGAGTTCTTTGGCGCCCTGGTGAAGCACCATGCCAAGCAGGCACGGGGACTGTTCAACTTCTTCTACTACGCCAAGGACTGGGAGACCTTCATGGCCAATGTGGCCTTCGCTCGCATGCACTTCAACGAGGGCATGTTCGTCTACGCCCTGACCCTGGCCGTCATCCATCGCGATGACTTCCATGGACTCATGCTGCCCGCCATCCACGAGATCTTCCCGCAGTTCTTCTTCAACAGCAAGTTTGTGATGGAGGCCGAGAAGTTCGACTACGAGATGTGGATGAAGACTAGCCTGTACGAGAAGGAGTACATGGATGTGTACCACAAGATCCCCACTTTTTCATACGGACACGGATACGCACAAGGAATGGGACTCGGATACGGAAAGACTTACGAACATGGATTCAGCAGCATGTACCAGTCCAGCGACTACATGTACATGAAGGACTTCAAGACGTGGCAGTGGTGGAAGCTGATGGGTCTGGGCGAGCACTGGTACAGTGAGAGCAACTTCATCCTGCGCGAGAACATCTACGAGTTCAACCAGGAAAGCAAGTGGCTGACGATGATGAAGGACGTGAAGAAGTTCTACATGCCGGTGGACTACAGTCGCGATCTGCACGTCTACAACGAGGAGTCCAAGCTGTCCTACTTCACCGAGGATCTGGGCTGGAACACCTACTGGTACTACCTGAACATGGACTACTCCTTCTTCCTGGACGGCAAGACCTTTGGCCTGCAGAACGATCGTCGCGGCGAGTGGTGGCTGTACAATGTGCACCAGCTGCTCAGCAGATACCACATGGAGCGTTTGTCCCATGGCCTCGGTGAGATTCCCCAGTTCTCCTGGTACCACCAGATCGAGATGGGCTACGATCCGCAGATGATCTACTACAATGGCATTGGCTACAGCTACCGCAAGAACTACTACGAACTGGAGACGTACGGTAACTTTGAGATGCTGGACAAGATCACCGATTTCCAGCGCCGCATCCACAACATCATCGATTTGGGCTACTACCAGACGACCGACGGTCACATGATCGATCTGCGCAAGCCGGAGTCCATTGAGATCATCGGTAACATGCTGCAGGGCAACATTGATGCCATCGACAACATGTTCTTCCAGTTCTGGTACATGCTGGCCCATATGTACTTCGCCGACACCACCTACTATCAGATGGAGGTGTACCCCAACGTTATGCTGAACTTCGAGACGATGATGCGGGATCCCATGTTCTACATGTTCTACAAGTCGATCGCCCAGGTCTACTTCCAGTTCATGCACCATCTGCCCAAGTACACCAAGGAGCAACTTCTCATGCCCGGCGTTACACTGAAGCATGTGGAGGTCAGCGAGCTGGTTACCTACTTCGATCTGGTTGATTTCGATGTGACCAACATGCTCAACGGCAAGATGGTCTTCCACGAGGGCCAGTTCGTATGGGACAAGTCCTTGTTTGCCCGCCAGATGCGTTTGAACCACAAACCCTTCAGCTACACCTACACCATCGACTCGGCCAGGGATGAGAAGGTGGTCATTCGCGCCTTCCTGGGACCCAAGTTCGATGAGTTCGGCAGGATGATCTCGCTGGCGGACAACCGCTTCAACTTTATGGAAATCGACGAGTTCACCTACACCCTGAAAACGGGCAGCAACCTGATCACCAGAAAGTCCAACGACTTCGCTTGGACCGTCAAGGATCGCACCACCTACACCGAGTTGTACTACTACACGATGATGGCCTTCGATGGCAAGTACGATTACCCAATGGACCTGACTGAGCCCCACTGCGGATTCCCCGACCGTCTGGTTCTGCCCATGGGCTGGAAGAAGGGCATGCCCATGCAGATGTTCTTCATGGTGGTTCCCTACATGGCCCCACAGCACGAGCAGTTCACCACCTTCGACTACACCTACTCCTGCGGCATCGGATCCGGAGCTCGCCACGTGGACAGCCTGCCTTTTGGATATCCCTTCGATCGCGAAATCGACGAGTACGAGTTCTACGTGCCCAACATGTACTTCAAGGATGTGACCATCTACCATGCGGATGCCATGGAGAAGTACTACAACTACAAGGAATACTCCAACTACGGTCACTTTGATTACTCCTTCTTCAGCGACTACTACACCAAGTACTTCAAGTTGTAG
- the LOC122624377 gene encoding Meckel syndrome type 1 protein homolog, which translates to MQKSSDIKRTGVYRVSGNIGDLQLELKLRHISEWLPVPKFEYVGAQSTNAHGDHYPASEEDIWHDCYIHVPHGDDSYGGRNRLGYYCSYYNVGTGYTGNAVRRRRSPMAQHEEEEEDKEKKEEEITDVESQSNPSWSILSDNSRPPAGDLFYERNKELCNGAIATIRISWQQKHFSQAELERYVNDPGSCASKLQRRYHNWALESLELQQRYLRKLENREDGEKEPDPEPITVRRRMRKTKTKQRSCSTLVHLGGNSLSSANMSDVSVLDDPNFAARTCLIHTLLDTDPENLMPAEATEFHKKGYQLMYIYADLQQDTLLISIRYDPEQGLLYVYPDFSSSAQDLDYVVQIERNNDCRQLYAFGFENVTPLEAYDDASFPEEANGEEEQELGDGFTHEEDLPDEASAEDILEFYHRRRAAASERRSLLQFEMPPKRMRRVSLLLELQEGQNFENPNIHVRYYLKAPANTLYEGTPGVDPMQGATATCRNAGDWRTAHLGHCWQVTLLLEEQHHPADLLHLYCEVISIDSWQRERCEGYAHHAISLTSALPTDSIRLQCIRPLGNWLDALNRYFIGGRQLFDFESFFDVHRQSEVHTRLHFNSDSAMTTTGTLSLRLQKLQQRQVDTSSQFHHHFHLDLGNDSSDDGVSEDEDVKSSSNADTSRATTLDEVMAAFVEARERIELLLGTS; encoded by the coding sequence ATGCAAAAAAGCAGTGACATAAAGCGCACTGGCGTTTATCGCGTGAGCGGAAACATTGGCGATCTCCAATTGGAACTGAAGCTGCGTCACATCAGTGAATGGCTTCCGGTGCCCAAGTTTGAGTACGTGGGTGCGCAGTCGACGAACGCACATGGTGACCACTATCCCGCATCGGAGGAAGACATCTGGCATGATTGCTATATCCATGTTCCCCACGGCGATGACTCCTATGGTGGCAGGAATCGCTTGGGCTACTACTGCAGCTATTATAATGTGGGAACTGGTTACACCGGCAATGCAGTCAGGAGACGAAGGAGTCCCATGGCCCAgcacgaggaggaggaggaggacaaggagaagaaggaggaggaaatAACGGATGTGGAGTCCCAGAGTAATCCCTCGTGGAGCATCCTAAGTGATAATAGTCGTCCTCCCGCTGGTGATCTGTTCTATGAACGGAATAAGGAACTCTGCAATGGTGCCATAGCCACGATACGCATATCCTGGCAGCAAAAGCACTTCAGTCAAGCGGAACTGGAACGATATGTAAACGATCCCGGAAGTTGTGCCTCGAAACTCCAGCGACGCTATCACAATTGGGCCTTGGAAAGCCTGGAGCTGCAACAGCGATATCTAAGGAAACTGGAGAATCGGGAAGATGGGGAAAAGGAGCCGGATCCTGAACCAATTACAGTTCGTCGCCGGATGCGTAAGACCAAGACGAAACAGAGAAGTTGCTCCACCCTAGTGCACCTGGGAGGTAATAGTCTGTCCTCGGCGAATATGTCGGATGTTTCGGTACTGGATGATCCCAACTTTGCTGCCAGAACTTGCCTCATACACACCTTATTGGATACTGATCCCGAGAATCTTATGCCCGCCGAAGCGACTGAGTTCCACAAGAAGGGCTATCAGCTAATGTACATCTATGCCGATCTGCAGCAGGACACTCTGTTGATCAGTATACGCTATGATCCCGAACAGGGTCTGCTCTATGTCTATCCGGATTTCAGCAGCAGTGCCCAAGATCTGGATTATGTGGTGCAGATCGAGCGGAATAACGATTGCCGACAGTTGTATGCCTTTGGCTTTGAGAATGTCACACCGCTGGAGGCCTACGACGATGCCAGTTTCCCGGAGGAGGCGAATggggaggaggagcaggagctggggGATGGCTTCACCCACGAAGAAGATCTGCCCGATGAAGCCTCCGCCGAAGACATTCTGGAGTTTTACCACAGACGCCGAGCGGCAGCCAGCGAGCGGAGAAGTCTCCTCCAGTTCGAAATGCCGCCCAAGAGAATGAGGCGGGTCAGCCTGCTGCTGGAACTACAGGAAGGCCAGAACTTTGAGAACCCCAACATACACGTCAGATACTATCTGAAAGCTCCAGCAAATACCCTTTACGAGGGCACACCTGGTGTGGATCCCATGCAGGGAGCCACGGCAACGTGCAGGAATGCCGGCGACTGGAGGACTGCCCATTTGGGTCACTGCTGGCAGGTGACCCTACTGCTGGAGGAACAACACCATCCCGCTGACCTACTGCATCTATATTGCGAAGTGATCAGCATAGACAGCTGGCAGCGGGAGCGATGTGAGGGATATGCCCACCATGCCATATCACTGACATCCGCCCTGCCAACGGACTCCATACGGTTGCAGTGCATCCGACCTCTGGGCAACTGGCTGGATGCCCTCAATCGGTATTTCATAGGCGGTCGGCAGCTGTTCGACTTTGAGTCCTTCTTCGATGTCCACCGGCAATCGGAAGTGCACACCCGTTTGCATTTCAACTCGGACAGCGCAATGACCACCACGGGAACACTTTCGCTCCGGCTCCAAAAGCTTCAGCAGCGCCAAGTGGACACATCTAGCCAGTTCCACCACCATTTCCATCTGGATCTCGGCAACGATAGCAGCGACGATGGCGTcagcgaggatgaggatgtcAAATCCAGTTCGAATGCTGATACTTCGAGGGCCACCACTTTGGACGAGGTGATGGCCGCCTTTGTGGAGGCCAGGGAACGGATCGAGTTGCTGCTGGGAACCAGCTGA